Proteins encoded together in one Lathamus discolor isolate bLatDis1 chromosome 3, bLatDis1.hap1, whole genome shotgun sequence window:
- the MRPL37 gene encoding large ribosomal subunit protein mL37, translating to MAAAGPMALRRAAAKGSGSGGGLALARGVLTRAGPPRPRGPLPRTPWTTRGPPPDVLAQAVERLPVREQVELDTITYAGRQHFMPGLARPRFPPWDRGWHDPWHSPGPRYEDMPLRKDRSCFVCHQNVRMLEGVRQAQWLTKTKLVEGLPPSVQSIIDNPAHRLEDHEERVRHAVWHARLWNTTETAPKREHYCPALFEDLIHICRLMSAKYPSLAKRMLARNYRIAATWERESILFQVRGQNGILMNSMAPIPPVASKEEVLATEEHVLETFHPISPTIDLQEVIVYKELNDTGFKEGYPYSHAHTLFFLESANLRPRRFRPEQLRAKMLMFAFGNALAKARLLYGNDPKVLEQPVVVQSIGTDGQFFQFMVFQLNTTDLVSSGGIKNMVWIDSDQKLYENALCIPEVKKRVVLKPAGIYGFQPDTFKKFLALYLHGTV from the exons atggcggcggcggggcccaTGGCGCTGAGGCGGGCGGCGGCGAagggcagcggcagcggcggcggcctCGCCCTGGCCCGCGGCGTGCTCACCCGGGCCGGGCCGCCTCGTCCCCGCGGGCCGCTGCCGCGCACGCCCTGGACCACCCGCGGCCCGCCGCCGGACGTGCTGGCCCAGGCCGTGGAGCGGCTGCCGGTGCGGGAGCAGGTGGAGCTGGACACCATCACGTACGCGGGCCGGCAGCACTTCATGCCCGGCCTGGCCCGGCCGCGCTTCCCTCCTTGGGACCGCGGCTGGCACGACCCCTGGCACTCCCCGGGGCCGCGCTACGAGGACATGCCGCTCCGCAAGGACCGCAGCTGCTTCGTCTGCCACCAGAACGTCCGCATGCTCGAAG GGGTTCGGCAGGCGCAGTGGCTCACCAAGACGAAGCTGGTGGAAGGTTTGCCTCCGTCCGTGCAGAGCATCATCGACAACCCGGCTCACCGGCTGGAGGACCACGAGGAGCGGGTGAGGCATGCGGTGTGGCATGCAAGGCTCTGGAACACGACAGAAACTGCTCCCAAGAGAGAGCATTATTG CCCAGCGCTGTTTGAAGACTTGATACATATATGTCGGTTAATGTCTGCGAAGTATCCTTCTCTGGCTAAGAGAATGTTGGCTAGAAACTACAGGATAGCAGCTACATGGGAAAGAG AATCTATTCTCTTTCAGGTCCGTGGCCAGAATGGAATACTTATGAACTCTATGGCCCCAATACCACCAGTAGCCTCCAAGGAGGAGGTACTAGCCACTGAAGAACATGTTCTGGAGACCTTCCATCCCATCTCTCCTACCATTGATCTTCAGGAAGTGATTGTGTACAAAGAGCTCAATGATACAG GTTTTAAAGAGGGTTATCCATACTCTCATGCTCACACTCTGTTCTTCCTGGAATCGGCCAACCTTCGTCCTCGGAGGTTCAGACCGGAACAGCTTCGTGCCAAGATGCTGATGTTTGCTTTTGGCAATGCGCTGGCAAAGGCCAGGCTGCTTTATGGG AATGATCCCAAGGTTTTGGAGCAGCCGGTAGTGGTGCAAAGCATTGGCACAGATGGCCAGTTCTTCCAGTTCATGGTGTTCCAGTTAAATACAACAGACCTTGTCTCTAGTGGTGGCATAAAAAATATGGTTTGGATTGACTCTGATCAGAAGCTCTATGAAAATGCCCTGTGTATTCCAGAAGTCAAGAAGAGAGTTGTTCTG AAGCCCGCTGGAATATATGGCTTTCAGCCAGACACATTCAAGAAGTTTCTGGCACTGTATCTGCATGGAACTGTGTGA
- the LOC136011458 gene encoding NADH-cytochrome b5 reductase-like isoform X3 yields the protein MLLSSMSVFKARLQSTHNQSTMSGNEHDWLALKPQEPSPSQCCGGGCKPCIYDVYEKELAQWERAKAKQDKSLLMEKKEQSNNSELNPDTFTAFSISSVEQLTEDTYQYRFELPGNSSLCLSLGQHIVLRGAVNGLEVQRAYTPISPGNAEGYFEVLIKHGELLMLASGTGLAPMLPILQSITDDEEDETFVTLVCCFPTFDKIYLKPLLQDLARYWNIRIFYVLSQETSLERLPWSYQENTYTGRLDEGLMKTIINSCRRRPFVLICGSSAFNEDMSRYLKAAGIEEDSCFVF from the exons atgctgctttCCTCCATGTCTGTATTTAAAGCCAGGCTCCAATCTACTCATAACCAAAGT ACAATGAGTGGAAATGAGCACGACTGGCTGGCTCTCAAACCCCAGGAACCTTCTCCATCCCAGTGCTGTGGCGGCGGCTGCAAACCCTGCATCTATGATGTGTACGAGAAGGAGCTTGCACAATGGGAGAGggccaaagcaaagcaagacaaAAGCCTTCTCATGGAAAAGAAGGAGCAG AGCAATAATTCAGAGCTGAATCCAGATACATTTACTGCATTCAGCATAAGCTCGGTGGAGCAGCTAACAGAGGACACCTACCAGTACAGATTTGAATTACCGGGAAATAGCAGCCTGTGCTTGAGTTTAGGACAACATATCGTGTTAAG AGGAGCGGTGAATGGTTTGGAGGTGCAGCGAGCCTATACCCCAATTAGCCCAGGGAATGCTGAAGGTTACTTTGAAGTTTTAATCAAA CATGGAGAACTCCTCATGCTGGCATCTGGTACTGGTCTCGCACCCATGCTTCCCATCCTCCAGTCCATaacagatgatgaagaggacgAAACCTTTGTAACTCTTGTTTGCTGCTTCCCTACCTTTGACAAAATTTATCTGaaacctcttctccaggatCTGGCTCGATACTGGAACATAAGAATATTTTATGTCCTAAGCCAG GAAACTTCCCTGGAACGACTTCCCTGGAGCTATCAGGAAAACACGTACACTGGTCGTCTCGATGAAGGCTTGATGAAGACTATAATAAATTCCTGCAGAAGGCGGCCATTTGTATTAATCTGTGGCTCTTCTGCATTCAATGAAGATATGAGTAGATATCTCAAAGCTGCAGGAATTGAAGAAGATTCCTGTTTTGTCTTTTAG
- the LOC136011458 gene encoding NADH-cytochrome b5 reductase-like isoform X1, with product MLLSSMSVFKARLQSTHNQSTMSGNEHDWLALKPQEPSPSQCCGGGCKPCIYDVYEKELAQWERAKAKQDKSLLMEKKEQSNNSELNPDTFTAFSISSVEQLTEDTYQYRFELPGNSSLCLSLGQHIVLRGAVNGLEVQRAYTPISPGNAEGYFEVLIKCYEAGLMSQYIKTWKKGDMVFWRGPFGGFPYRPNKHGELLMLASGTGLAPMLPILQSITDDEEDETFVTLVCCFPTFDKIYLKPLLQDLARYWNIRIFYVLSQETSLERLPWSYQENTYTGRLDEGLMKTIINSCRRRPFVLICGSSAFNEDMSRYLKAAGIEEDSCFVF from the exons atgctgctttCCTCCATGTCTGTATTTAAAGCCAGGCTCCAATCTACTCATAACCAAAGT ACAATGAGTGGAAATGAGCACGACTGGCTGGCTCTCAAACCCCAGGAACCTTCTCCATCCCAGTGCTGTGGCGGCGGCTGCAAACCCTGCATCTATGATGTGTACGAGAAGGAGCTTGCACAATGGGAGAGggccaaagcaaagcaagacaaAAGCCTTCTCATGGAAAAGAAGGAGCAG AGCAATAATTCAGAGCTGAATCCAGATACATTTACTGCATTCAGCATAAGCTCGGTGGAGCAGCTAACAGAGGACACCTACCAGTACAGATTTGAATTACCGGGAAATAGCAGCCTGTGCTTGAGTTTAGGACAACATATCGTGTTAAG AGGAGCGGTGAATGGTTTGGAGGTGCAGCGAGCCTATACCCCAATTAGCCCAGGGAATGCTGAAGGTTACTTTGAAGTTTTAATCAAA TGCTATGAAGCTGGGCTAATGTCACAATAcataaaaacatggaaaaaaggaGACATGGTCTTTTGGCGTGGGCCATTTGGAGGGTTCCCATATCGACCTAATAAG CATGGAGAACTCCTCATGCTGGCATCTGGTACTGGTCTCGCACCCATGCTTCCCATCCTCCAGTCCATaacagatgatgaagaggacgAAACCTTTGTAACTCTTGTTTGCTGCTTCCCTACCTTTGACAAAATTTATCTGaaacctcttctccaggatCTGGCTCGATACTGGAACATAAGAATATTTTATGTCCTAAGCCAG GAAACTTCCCTGGAACGACTTCCCTGGAGCTATCAGGAAAACACGTACACTGGTCGTCTCGATGAAGGCTTGATGAAGACTATAATAAATTCCTGCAGAAGGCGGCCATTTGTATTAATCTGTGGCTCTTCTGCATTCAATGAAGATATGAGTAGATATCTCAAAGCTGCAGGAATTGAAGAAGATTCCTGTTTTGTCTTTTAG
- the LOC136011458 gene encoding NADH-cytochrome b5 reductase-like isoform X2: MSGNEHDWLALKPQEPSPSQCCGGGCKPCIYDVYEKELAQWERAKAKQDKSLLMEKKEQSNNSELNPDTFTAFSISSVEQLTEDTYQYRFELPGNSSLCLSLGQHIVLRGAVNGLEVQRAYTPISPGNAEGYFEVLIKCYEAGLMSQYIKTWKKGDMVFWRGPFGGFPYRPNKHGELLMLASGTGLAPMLPILQSITDDEEDETFVTLVCCFPTFDKIYLKPLLQDLARYWNIRIFYVLSQETSLERLPWSYQENTYTGRLDEGLMKTIINSCRRRPFVLICGSSAFNEDMSRYLKAAGIEEDSCFVF, from the exons ATGAGTGGAAATGAGCACGACTGGCTGGCTCTCAAACCCCAGGAACCTTCTCCATCCCAGTGCTGTGGCGGCGGCTGCAAACCCTGCATCTATGATGTGTACGAGAAGGAGCTTGCACAATGGGAGAGggccaaagcaaagcaagacaaAAGCCTTCTCATGGAAAAGAAGGAGCAG AGCAATAATTCAGAGCTGAATCCAGATACATTTACTGCATTCAGCATAAGCTCGGTGGAGCAGCTAACAGAGGACACCTACCAGTACAGATTTGAATTACCGGGAAATAGCAGCCTGTGCTTGAGTTTAGGACAACATATCGTGTTAAG AGGAGCGGTGAATGGTTTGGAGGTGCAGCGAGCCTATACCCCAATTAGCCCAGGGAATGCTGAAGGTTACTTTGAAGTTTTAATCAAA TGCTATGAAGCTGGGCTAATGTCACAATAcataaaaacatggaaaaaaggaGACATGGTCTTTTGGCGTGGGCCATTTGGAGGGTTCCCATATCGACCTAATAAG CATGGAGAACTCCTCATGCTGGCATCTGGTACTGGTCTCGCACCCATGCTTCCCATCCTCCAGTCCATaacagatgatgaagaggacgAAACCTTTGTAACTCTTGTTTGCTGCTTCCCTACCTTTGACAAAATTTATCTGaaacctcttctccaggatCTGGCTCGATACTGGAACATAAGAATATTTTATGTCCTAAGCCAG GAAACTTCCCTGGAACGACTTCCCTGGAGCTATCAGGAAAACACGTACACTGGTCGTCTCGATGAAGGCTTGATGAAGACTATAATAAATTCCTGCAGAAGGCGGCCATTTGTATTAATCTGTGGCTCTTCTGCATTCAATGAAGATATGAGTAGATATCTCAAAGCTGCAGGAATTGAAGAAGATTCCTGTTTTGTCTTTTAG
- the LOC136011458 gene encoding NADH-cytochrome b5 reductase-like isoform X4, which yields MFLIVTRSLGCYEAGLMSQYIKTWKKGDMVFWRGPFGGFPYRPNKHGELLMLASGTGLAPMLPILQSITDDEEDETFVTLVCCFPTFDKIYLKPLLQDLARYWNIRIFYVLSQETSLERLPWSYQENTYTGRLDEGLMKTIINSCRRRPFVLICGSSAFNEDMSRYLKAAGIEEDSCFVF from the exons atgtttctgaTAGTAACTCGGAGCCTGGGT TGCTATGAAGCTGGGCTAATGTCACAATAcataaaaacatggaaaaaaggaGACATGGTCTTTTGGCGTGGGCCATTTGGAGGGTTCCCATATCGACCTAATAAG CATGGAGAACTCCTCATGCTGGCATCTGGTACTGGTCTCGCACCCATGCTTCCCATCCTCCAGTCCATaacagatgatgaagaggacgAAACCTTTGTAACTCTTGTTTGCTGCTTCCCTACCTTTGACAAAATTTATCTGaaacctcttctccaggatCTGGCTCGATACTGGAACATAAGAATATTTTATGTCCTAAGCCAG GAAACTTCCCTGGAACGACTTCCCTGGAGCTATCAGGAAAACACGTACACTGGTCGTCTCGATGAAGGCTTGATGAAGACTATAATAAATTCCTGCAGAAGGCGGCCATTTGTATTAATCTGTGGCTCTTCTGCATTCAATGAAGATATGAGTAGATATCTCAAAGCTGCAGGAATTGAAGAAGATTCCTGTTTTGTCTTTTAG
- the CDCP2 gene encoding CUB domain-containing protein 2 translates to MRCMVAGCLAALAVLCGALGDAPGRGIKCGGVLSAPSGNFSSPNFPGLYPYDTECTWLIVVAEGSSVLLSFSHFELEYHTTCAYDYLQVYNGAARDQGNLLGTFCGRSPPPPFSSAWHVMAVVFRSDRHVAKRGFSAAYRKDACGGQLTGLSGEITSPRYPESYPNDAECRWSIGAPDGGAPLTLVFVDFQVEGGQGCGFDYVAVFDGPTAAAPRLGRYCGSARPPRTVSSTPHLLILFKSDFNIGGRGFKAHFYSGECQEVFTAIKGNFSSPRYPNFYPNNLKCQWSIQLPPGYRVRIFFLDMDLEGRSSLTGGCDYDHVAAFDSGAENGSLLGQWCGQESPAPVTSRSNRVLLVLHTDRNAARRGFSIAYVGVVPMNVSCTRTDFHIQIPVQSLAQLERNRIYLGTPSCAAQVVGRNFKIHTRFDSCGTESQKRNNTSVIISTLYIDFSTGDQEDIHRYEVQCEPKRKEASVTLITGSDPARLSQAEILVDAQQREGEALDTHEIKSQDTSDIVFISICILAGLLMVIAVVGLVLL, encoded by the exons ATGAGGTGCATGGTGGCAGGCTGCCTGGCAGCATTGGCTGTGCTGTGTGGGGCTCTTGGGGATGCTCCAGGCAGAG GCATCAAATGTGGGGGGGTGCTTTCGGCACCCTCTGGCAATTTCTCCAGCCCCAACTTCCCAGGACTGTACCCCTATGACACGGAGTGCACGTGGCTGATCGTGGTGGCCGAGGGCTCCTCCGTCCTGCTCTCCTTCAGCCACTTCGAGCTCGAGTACCACACTACCTGTGCCTACGACTACCTCCAGGTCTACAATGGGGCTGCCAGGGACCAGGGCAACCTCCTGGGCACCTTCTGTGGCCGCAGCCCCCCGCCACCCTTCTCCTCCGCATGGCACGTTATGGCTGTTGTCTTCCGCTCCGACCGCCACGTGGCCAAGCGCGGCTTCTCTGCTGCCTACCGGAAAG ACGCCTGCGGTGGGCAGCTGACGGGGCTGTCAGGGGAGATCACCAGCCCTCGCTACCCCGAGAGCTACCCCAATGATGCCGAGTGCCGCTGGAGCATCGGGGCACCCGATGGTGGAGCACCCCTCACCCTGGTGTTCGTGGACTTCCAGGTGGAGGGGGGCCAGGGCTGTGGCTTTGACTACGTGGCTGTATTTGATGGCCCCACCGCCGCTGCCCCCCGCCTGGGACGCTACTGCGGcagcgcccgcccgccccgcacCGTGTCCTCCACCCCGCACCTCCTCATCCTCTTCAAGTCGGACTTCAACATCGGCGGCAGGGGCTTCAAGGCCCATTTCTACTCAG GCGAGTGCCAGGAGGTGTTCACTGCCATCAAGGGGAACTTCTCCAGCCCTCGGTACCCCAACTTCTACCCCAACAACCTCAAGTGCCAATGGAGCATCCAGCTGCCCCCGGGCTACCGGGTCAGGATCTTCTTCCTGGACATGGACCTGGAGGGCCGGAGCAGCCTGACGGGCGGCTGTGACTATGACCATGTGGCTGCCTTTGACAGCGGTGCTGAGAACGGGTCCCTGCTGGGGCAGTGGTGCGGGCAGGAGAGCCCGGCGCCCGTCACCTCCCGCAGCAAccgggtgctgctggtgctccaCACCGACCGCAACGCGGCCAGGAGGGGCTTCTCCATTGCCTATGTGGGAG TTGTGCCCATGAACGTCAGCTGCACTCGGACGGATTTCCACATCCAGATCCCAGTGCAGTCCCTGGCCCAGCTGGAGAGGAACAGGATTTACTTGGGGACCCCGTCCTGTGCAGCCCAGGTGGTTGGCAGGAACTTCAAGATACACACCAGGTTCGACTCCTGCGGCACCGAATCCCAG AAACGCAACAACACGTCCGTCATCATCAGCACCCTCTACATCGACTTTTCAACGGGTGACCAGGAGGACATCCACCGGTACGAGGTGCAGTGTGAGCCCAAGAGGAAGGAAGCCTCCGTCACCCTCATCACCGGCTCCGACCCAGCCAGGCTCAGCCAGGCAGAAATCCTGGTGGATGCCCAGCAGCGGGAGGGGGAAGCGCTGGACACCCATGAAATCAAGAGCCAGGACACCAGTGACATCGTCTTCATCAGCATCTGCATCCTGGCCGGGCTCCTCATGGTCATCGCGGTGGTGGGGCTGGTGCTCCTGTAG